From Geotalea uraniireducens Rf4:
TGATCGTCCCTTTTGCTCAGGTTCTCGAATCGCGTGTGTTCGCCGCGGAAGACCAGGTCGACGATGCCTATCGGGCCGTTCCTCTGCTTGCCGATGATGATCTCCGCCTTACCCTTCAGTTCTTCGTTTTCCTTGTCGTAAACCTCGGCGCGATAGACGAACATGATGACGTCCGCGTCCTGCTCAATGGCTCCCGATTCGCGGAGGTCGCTCATCATCGGCCGCTTGTCGGTACGGCTTTCCAAGCCTCGGTTCAGCTGGGAAAGTGCGACCACCGGCACATTGAGCTCCTTGGCCAGGGCCTTGAGCGAGCGCGAGATCTCGGAAATTTCCTGTTGGCGTGATTCCGGGTTGGCTCCCCCCCGCATGAGCTGGAGGTAGTCGACGATGATCATGCCTATATCGTGCTCGGCCTTCATGCGCCGGCATTTGGCGCGCATCTCCAGTACCGAGATGGCCGGGGTGTCGTCGATGAAAATCTTCGCCTCATGCAGTTTGCCTGCGCCACGGGCCAGCTTTTCCCAGTCAGATTCGATGAGATGTCCGGTGCGGAGCCGGCTGGCGTCAATCCTTGCTTCGGAACAGAGGAGACGGGTCACCAGCGACTCCTTGCTCATCTCCAGGGAGAAGATGGCGACGGGGTACGGTTTGCCGGCATGAATGGCGGCGTTCTGGCCGATGTTGAGGGCGAAAGCGGTTTTCCCCATGGATGGCCGTCCGGCGACGATGATCAGGTCGCCTCCCTGGAAACCGGCGGTCATTTCGTCGAGATCGATGAAGCCGGTCGGCACGCCGGTGACATGCTCCTTCTTCTCATAGAGCAGCTCGATGTTCTTTATGGTGTCCTTGAGGATGGCGCCGACCGGGTAGAATGCGGGGCGCAGCTTGTTTTCCGATATCTCGAAGATCACCTTCTGGGCGTTGTCGAGCAGCTCCTCCACGTCCACCTGGTCTTCGAAGCCCTGGCTGACGATCTCGGTGGCGGCGCTGATCAGCTTGCGGGTAATCCCCTTTTCCTTGACGATCTTGCAGTAATAGACGATGTTGGCGGCCATCGGGACATAATCGACCAGGGTCGCCAGATAGGCTCCGCCTCCTACCTCTTCCAGTTCCCCCTTTTTCTTGAGGATCGAGGTGAGGGTGATGAGGTCACACGGCTCATTGCGGGTGTTGAGCTCGATCATGGCCCTCATGATCTTACGGTGCGTCTCCCGGTACATATCGTCCGGGGTGATGATCTCCAGTGCCCGGTTGATCGCCTCGTTATCCACGAGGATGCCGCCGAGGATCGACATTTCCGCTTCGATGCTCTGGGGTGGCAGTTTTCTTAAATCCGATGATGACATGTATTACTACCTGCAAAGTTGAGGGTTGATAAAGAAAGGGGATACTATAACCCGCCACTCTTTCCCGGTCAACATTTTTGGCTGGATGCGGCACGTGTCCCGGCAGGGTGGGAAGTACGCTGCATCAGACCCCGATTTCCCGCAAAAAGGCGAGGGACTTGAGAGGACGGCTTAGATGGCAGGAGATGGCGGCGTTCAGCAGTTCTCCCGCCTCTTCCAGTTCCGTGGGGGAAAAGCGGATCAGGCCGAATCGTCCGGTATCCATGGCCCGGTTCAGGAGCGCCACTGTTTGTGATGCAATCGGTCTTCCCGTTTTTCCGCATCTCCCGCAGAGGACACCGGCAGAGGAAGGCGACCAGCGGAGCACCAAGGCGCCGGCAAGGTCGGCATCGCAGGCGGCGCAACGACTCAAGGCGGGTTGATAGCCGACGACCTTCAGCAGGTTCGCTTCGAAAAAGCGTCGGTCCGATGGGTCGTGCTGGAATTGGTCGAGATGATCCAGGTAAGCGGCGAGGAGCCGGAACAGGCGGTGGTTCTGCTCTGCCTCGGGAACGAGGCGTTCCACCAGCTCACAGGCATAGGCGGCGTGGCCGATCTTGACAAGGTCCTGGCGGATGTGGGGAAAGATGGTGACGATATCCGCCCCGTTCAGGGTTGAGAGTCCCACTTTCATGGCAAGGTGCAGGCGCAGGCGGGCAAAAGGTTCAAGGGCTCCGCCGAACCGTTTGCGGCTCTTTTTCGCGCTGCGGGCCAGCCCCTTGAGTTTGCCGTGCTCCAGGGTGAAGAGGGTAACGATCTTGTCCGCCTCGCCGTAGTCCATGACGCCGAGAACAATGGCTTCGCACTGTATGTTCTGCATGGCGCAAAATTACCATTTGCCGTATCGGCAGTCAATCTTCCCCGATTTAGAAAACAATAATTATTCTTGCGCTTGACCGGCGTGCGCTCTTTGTGCTATTTGAAAAAGACTTTCAATTTTAAAACAACTGCGGGGGTGGACTGTAGTAGTAAGACTCAGGCTTGTTCGCGTAAAAGCAGTGGTTTATTTATTGAATGAAAGTGGATATCAAAATCATACGACGGGAAAGGAGGCGGGTAAGTCGGTGTCGCAATCGGATTGGAAACCAATAGTGTCACATCCGGAGTTTCCGGATGGCCACTAACTAAAAAGGAGAGAAGGGCAATGAAAAAGACTTTTGTTATTTGGGCGGCAATGACGATCCTCTGTTCCATGGCGGCAAAGGCGCGCGCAGCAACTGTTGAAGAGCTGCAGGCGCAGGTGGACGATTTGAGCAGCCAGGTCAAGGCGATCAAGTCGGCAACGGCGGATAAACCCGCGACGGACGGGAAAGCAGGCGATGGTTTTTTGAAAAAAGTCTGGGATAAAACCCGCTTTGGCGGCTATGGAGAGCTTGACTATATTTTTACGAAGGAAAACGGCAACGGCAAGGGGGGCAACACCTTTGATCCGCACCGCATCGTCCTGTATGTCAACTCGGAATTGACAGACTGGGTAACGCTGAACACCGAACTGGAATGGGAACACGGCGGGGTGAAGGACGAATTGAACGACGAAGGGGAGCTTTCCGGCGAGGTGAGAGTTGAACAGGCATTCCTTGAGTTCAAGTTGGCGCGACCATTCAACATCAAGACCGGGATTATGCTGGCGCCGGTCGGCGCCATCAATCTGTATCATGAACCGACCAATTTCAATTCCAGCGAGCGGCCGCAACTGGACCGTTTTCTCATCCCCTCCACCTGGTCTGAAATGGGTGCAGGCATTTACGGCTCTCTGGGAGACAAGGTCGATTACCAGCTGCTGGTGATGAACGGTCTGGACGGCAGTAAATTTTCCGCCAAAAACGGCATCAGGGGAGGGGTACAGAATTTCAACGTAGACATCAACAGGAACAAGGCCGTAACCGGCCGTCTGGAAATACGTCCCATAACCAATCTCTACACCAATTTTTCCTTTTATACGGGCAATTCCGCCAAGGTCGGCACGGCGTATACCACCGTTGCCGCTTTCGACGGGAAATACAGCGTCGGCGACTTTGACCTCGCCGGAGAATACGTGCATGTTTACCAGGATGACCCGAAAGCGCTCGGTGTCAACGATATCGGCCACAACATGTCAGGCTACTGGGTGGAAGGGGCCTATCACGTTATGCCGAACGGGTTGAAGAAAGGTAAGTTGACAGATGCCGATGCACTGGTGTTTGCCCGTTATTCGGAATTCGACACCCAGCAGGGCGCCATTGCCGATCCGGGCACAGCCAGCGGCAGGTTCGAGCGCAACTACACCACCTTTGGCCTGGTCTTCAAGCCGACCACCACGGTCGCCATCAAGGCCGATTACCAGATTTACGACGATCACCGCAAGATTGGTGAAAAGCCGCTGGATAACGACAAGTTCCAGATCACACTCGGCTTCGTATACTAGGAGACTGTCGGACTTAGGAAAATCTACTGCGAGAACGGAAAATCGGTCCATATTCCCGAAAATTTTCGACAAATAGGTCCACTATTCGCTCTCAAATTTCCGATAATCTGTCCTCGATTTGCCATTTTCTCGTTACGATTCCCTAAGTCCGACAGGCTCCTGGACGGAAAAAGGGCGCCCGGCAAGCCGGGCGCCCTTGGTACATTCAACTGCCTTGTCCCTTCGTCCCTTTCCTGTCTATCGCAAGCCCAGCCGTGAAAGCAGCATACCGAGATACTTGTTCAGGGGGTGGTTTCTCTTCAGCGCGGGGAAGAGCGGAGGTTTTCTGTTGCCGTGGATCTCAAGTTCCTTGAGAATGTCCGGGTTATTATCAAACTGCATTCCTTTGCGCAAGATATCCAGGGCGCTTTCCTTGTCTCCCGCCAAGAGGTAGATCCTCCCCAGGTTCAAATACAAAGCGGAGTTTCCCGGCGCATCGTCAACCGCCTCTTTGGCCAGGGCGATCGCCTCGCTGAATTGGCCGCGCGTTTTTGCCCGGCATAAGGCGAGGTAGGAGCAGACCTCCGGGCACTTCTCCAGCTCCATCGCCTGCTCAAAGCAAGTGCGGGCAAGGTAGAGATGGTCGTGCCCGATAGATTCCAACCCTTTGGCGAATAATTCCCCTGCTTCTTTCGATAACATGGCGCAGTACCTCTCTGTTTAAGATCGGCTACGGCCATCTTTTCTTTAGCGATATTTTCAAAAATCAGGCCGGCGATGCGGATGACGGCCTTTTGTCATAGAGGACAAAGCTGTACGGGATAGCATTCTCCACCGTCTCCCGCCCAACCTCGACGAACCGTTCCGGTATTTCGGGGAAACGGGTGTCCCCGTCAAACCGACTGTGGATGATGGTCAGATATATTCTGTCGGCAATGGGGAGCGCCTGGCGGTAAATTTCACCTCCGCCGCAGATGAAGATCTCATCGGTTTCTCCCGCCATTGCCAGGGCCGAAGCAAGATCGTGGGCGATGAAGCATCCTTCCGCCCGGTAATCCATCTGCCTGGTGATGATGATGTTCTTTCTCCCCGGAAGTGGTCCGGCCAGGCTCTCAAAGGTCTTTCGCCCCATGATCACCGGGTGGCCGAGGGTGAGTGCCCTGAACCGTTTCCGGTCTGCCGGGATGTCCCAGGGGATGGCGTTGTTTCGGCCGATCACCCTGTTTTCAGCCATGGCGGCGATGAGGGATATAACCATCACGTTGTCCTTTATGCAATCGGCTTCGTCAGTTCCTGCCCGAAAGCCGCATGAATTCCGCGCGTGACCGGGAAATGCAGTCTTCGATGGCCAGGCCGAGGAAGTAATTGCCGGTCAAGAAGAGGGCCTTCCTATCGGTCAGCCGGTCGATTGCGGCGGTCAGTTTCTCGTGGCCGACCACCGGTGATGGAAGCCGGCTTTCCCTGACGACAAATTGCGTCAGTTCCTGCTGCCCGATCTTCAGAACTTCGGAGATCCGCTTCAGCTTTTCATCGAGGCTCGCCACTCCTCCCTTGAAATGGAAGCTGAATCCCCGGTAGTTTGCATGGGGAACGGTGTCCCGTGATACCGCGGAATAAAAGATGTCGTTCGGTGCGATAATCCCGGCCAGAGGGGCAAGCTGAATCTTTTCCCTTTTCACTGCCACACCGACCGTTTCGATGGTCTCAACCTTTATTTGTCCGAGGAGCGCGGAAATATCGGGCAACAACCCGCTCAGCAGCGAGGCCGCAGCAGGCGGCGGAACAGCCAGGCAAAGGTTTTTTGTCTCGTAGCTTTGGCCGCTCTCCGTTTTGATCTGGTAGGTGCCGTCGGAGAAATCTAAGGCGGGCACCGTCGTCCCGGTCACCACCTCTATGCCGGGCTCGCAGCTGAGCGCATCGGTGATCGTCTGGAGGCCGTTGACGAGGGTAAAGCTCTTCATGATGTCCTTGCGGCGCGGCCGCTTGTTGAAGAGCATCCCGGCCGGGAACTCGCCGGCCTTTTGAGAAAGAACCGCATTAAAAGCCGGCGCGAACACCCGCTCGTAGTTGCCCCGGCCAACGATCCGGGAGTAGTAGGAGGCGACGCTCTCTCCGTTTTTTTTCAGGGTGAAAAGTCGGGGGACTGACAGGAGCAGCTCCGGAAAATTGAGTTGAGAGGGGATGGAACGAATCCGTCCATCCACCAGCATCCTGAAAGAGACTTTTTCCCTTTTCACGAGACGGTCCAGGAGCCCGTCTTCCTCCATGATGCCGATGAGGTTCCCGTAGGAGTTATAACAGGTGTGGGCGCCCAACTCCAGCCAGAAGCCGGCAGCATCCCCATCGAAGCGATGGGAGTGGAAACAGCCGCCGGTCCGCCCGCTCTTTTCGATGACCAATGTTTTTTGTCCTGCCCCGGCGCAGTAGTGGGCCAGGCTCAGGCCGCTGATGCCTGCGCCGATGATGATCGTGTCGTAGTGGTTTGGCATTCCGCCCCCTCTTTTTTCGGCTGTTTGCAGCTCCTACCTTGATTTATACCATGCACGGGATGAAGGAGCAAATGCCGATTGCGATAATGCGGCATTTCTCCGGGAAGGATGCCCGCCGCTGCTCCAGACGCCCTGTTTCTGCCGCGTCTAAAGTTCATTCCACTACAGCCGATAAACTCATTATGCGGAATATCGGCTGTGTACGCCCCATTTCGACAAGAGCGGAGTTGAGCCGCGCATAGTTGCTCTCTGCGGTCCCCTTCAACTGCCGATTTCAAGGCGATACCCTGTGCCGCACTTCGGGCGGGGAAACCGCGGTCGGCACAATAAAAGCGAAAGGTGAATGAATGCGAAAGATTTTATGTAATGTGGTTGGTGTGCTGGCAGCGTCTCTCTCCGTCCATCTCTGCCTGTCAATCGTTGCCGGGGGGGCGATGGCTGCCGACGGGGGAACGATCGATCCGGCAAGCGGCAAGCCCTGCTACCGCTGCCATCCGAGCAAGCTCGATGGGACGTATCTACATGAACCGCTCTCCGGCAGGGAGTGCACCCCCTGCCATAATACGGAGGGGGGTAACCACCAATTCAAAAAGGGGCTGTTTGCGGTCAAAGCCAAGGGGGCAAAGCTCTGTTACGATTGCCATGACAACCTCTCGGTGGAAAAGAGCGTCCACGGGCCGATCCGGGAAGGGGTATGCGTCGATTGCCATGCACCGCACAACTCCCCTAACAAGAAGCTGTTGCGTTTCACCGGGAGCGGGCTCTGTTTTGAGTGCCACGACAAGAAGGGATTCGAGAAAAAGAAATTTCCCCATGCGCCGGTTGCCGACGGCGCTTGTCTCGACTGCCATGCACCCCACCAGGCCAAGGCTGCAAAACTGATCAAGCAGCTGCAACCCCTGATCTGTTTCAATTGCCACGACAGCGCCCTGGCCGACGGCAAATCGGTGCACATGCCGGTAGCATCGGGTGAGTGCGAGAGCTGCCATGCCGTGCACGGCTCGGACAACGCCAGGCTGCTCAAGACGGGCTTCCCGGCAGAGTATAATCTGCCGTACGGTGACGACCGCTATGCCCTCTGTTTCACCTGCCACGACAGCAAGAGCATG
This genomic window contains:
- a CDS encoding porin, encoding MKKTFVIWAAMTILCSMAAKARAATVEELQAQVDDLSSQVKAIKSATADKPATDGKAGDGFLKKVWDKTRFGGYGELDYIFTKENGNGKGGNTFDPHRIVLYVNSELTDWVTLNTELEWEHGGVKDELNDEGELSGEVRVEQAFLEFKLARPFNIKTGIMLAPVGAINLYHEPTNFNSSERPQLDRFLIPSTWSEMGAGIYGSLGDKVDYQLLVMNGLDGSKFSAKNGIRGGVQNFNVDINRNKAVTGRLEIRPITNLYTNFSFYTGNSAKVGTAYTTVAAFDGKYSVGDFDLAGEYVHVYQDDPKALGVNDIGHNMSGYWVEGAYHVMPNGLKKGKLTDADALVFARYSEFDTQQGAIADPGTASGRFERNYTTFGLVFKPTTTVAIKADYQIYDDHRKIGEKPLDNDKFQITLGFVY
- a CDS encoding tetratricopeptide repeat protein, encoding MLSKEAGELFAKGLESIGHDHLYLARTCFEQAMELEKCPEVCSYLALCRAKTRGQFSEAIALAKEAVDDAPGNSALYLNLGRIYLLAGDKESALDILRKGMQFDNNPDILKELEIHGNRKPPLFPALKRNHPLNKYLGMLLSRLGLR
- a CDS encoding dihydrofolate reductase; the encoded protein is MVISLIAAMAENRVIGRNNAIPWDIPADRKRFRALTLGHPVIMGRKTFESLAGPLPGRKNIIITRQMDYRAEGCFIAHDLASALAMAGETDEIFICGGGEIYRQALPIADRIYLTIIHSRFDGDTRFPEIPERFVEVGRETVENAIPYSFVLYDKRPSSASPA
- the dnaB gene encoding replicative DNA helicase — its product is MSSSDLRKLPPQSIEAEMSILGGILVDNEAINRALEIITPDDMYRETHRKIMRAMIELNTRNEPCDLITLTSILKKKGELEEVGGGAYLATLVDYVPMAANIVYYCKIVKEKGITRKLISAATEIVSQGFEDQVDVEELLDNAQKVIFEISENKLRPAFYPVGAILKDTIKNIELLYEKKEHVTGVPTGFIDLDEMTAGFQGGDLIIVAGRPSMGKTAFALNIGQNAAIHAGKPYPVAIFSLEMSKESLVTRLLCSEARIDASRLRTGHLIESDWEKLARGAGKLHEAKIFIDDTPAISVLEMRAKCRRMKAEHDIGMIIVDYLQLMRGGANPESRQQEISEISRSLKALAKELNVPVVALSQLNRGLESRTDKRPMMSDLRESGAIEQDADVIMFVYRAEVYDKENEELKGKAEIIIGKQRNGPIGIVDLVFRGEHTRFENLSKRDDH
- a CDS encoding cytochrome c3 family protein, which encodes MRKILCNVVGVLAASLSVHLCLSIVAGGAMAADGGTIDPASGKPCYRCHPSKLDGTYLHEPLSGRECTPCHNTEGGNHQFKKGLFAVKAKGAKLCYDCHDNLSVEKSVHGPIREGVCVDCHAPHNSPNKKLLRFTGSGLCFECHDKKGFEKKKFPHAPVADGACLDCHAPHQAKAAKLIKQLQPLICFNCHDSALADGKSVHMPVASGECESCHAVHGSDNARLLKTGFPAEYNLPYGDDRYALCFTCHDSKSMTEEETEKSTAFRNGRQNLHYLHVSGSNGLNCTMCHDVHSSRQERLIKEKSGGKGKDEVTIAYKASSDGGTCTASCHDTVTYKR
- a CDS encoding protoporphyrinogen/coproporphyrinogen oxidase encodes the protein MPNHYDTIIIGAGISGLSLAHYCAGAGQKTLVIEKSGRTGGCFHSHRFDGDAAGFWLELGAHTCYNSYGNLIGIMEEDGLLDRLVKREKVSFRMLVDGRIRSIPSQLNFPELLLSVPRLFTLKKNGESVASYYSRIVGRGNYERVFAPAFNAVLSQKAGEFPAGMLFNKRPRRKDIMKSFTLVNGLQTITDALSCEPGIEVVTGTTVPALDFSDGTYQIKTESGQSYETKNLCLAVPPPAAASLLSGLLPDISALLGQIKVETIETVGVAVKREKIQLAPLAGIIAPNDIFYSAVSRDTVPHANYRGFSFHFKGGVASLDEKLKRISEVLKIGQQELTQFVVRESRLPSPVVGHEKLTAAIDRLTDRKALFLTGNYFLGLAIEDCISRSRAEFMRLSGRN
- the recO gene encoding DNA repair protein RecO, which produces MQNIQCEAIVLGVMDYGEADKIVTLFTLEHGKLKGLARSAKKSRKRFGGALEPFARLRLHLAMKVGLSTLNGADIVTIFPHIRQDLVKIGHAAYACELVERLVPEAEQNHRLFRLLAAYLDHLDQFQHDPSDRRFFEANLLKVVGYQPALSRCAACDADLAGALVLRWSPSSAGVLCGRCGKTGRPIASQTVALLNRAMDTGRFGLIRFSPTELEEAGELLNAAISCHLSRPLKSLAFLREIGV